In Rariglobus hedericola, the following proteins share a genomic window:
- a CDS encoding MGDG synthase family glycosyltransferase, translated as MRWLILTSSTGTGHNMRAESLKHWAHRVYGPSVEIRIHAALESTHGLYRFGVELYNMIQRRAPRLHHIYFNYLEIAGMHRRGTKILGRDAFTRLLKDWQPDRVISVHAHTNHGFFDLVRAAAPERRVPCITYCGELYGGYGFSRHWANPRADGFIGASSEVCAAAKAVGTPDGNVLFGGFLLRPPFYASDAEIETEANALAAELQLDRNVFTLLLSTGLAGANNHLPILRQLAASGKKLQVIALCSHNEAVRTRIEAFARRHPQLTIRALGHTQRMVGLKRLSSVLVARPGTGATSEAILLGTPLIHNGIGGVMPQELITVQYCRQHSCARFGGSAREVAREALDLLDNPSSLAALKERLRAARPPGHPEQIVRWIHDRA; from the coding sequence ATGCGCTGGCTGATCCTGACCTCCTCCACCGGCACCGGCCACAATATGCGCGCCGAGTCGTTGAAGCATTGGGCGCATCGCGTTTACGGGCCGTCCGTCGAGATCCGCATCCACGCCGCCCTCGAAAGCACCCACGGCCTCTACCGGTTTGGCGTCGAGCTCTACAATATGATCCAGCGCCGCGCCCCGCGCCTGCATCACATCTATTTCAACTACCTCGAGATCGCCGGCATGCATCGCCGCGGCACGAAAATCCTTGGCCGCGACGCGTTCACGCGGCTCCTCAAAGACTGGCAGCCCGACCGCGTCATCAGCGTCCACGCCCACACCAACCACGGCTTCTTCGATCTCGTGCGCGCCGCCGCCCCCGAACGCCGCGTTCCCTGCATCACTTACTGCGGAGAACTCTACGGCGGCTACGGCTTCAGCCGGCATTGGGCCAACCCCCGCGCCGACGGTTTTATCGGCGCCTCGTCCGAGGTCTGCGCCGCCGCCAAGGCCGTGGGCACGCCCGACGGAAATGTCCTCTTCGGCGGGTTCTTGCTGCGCCCTCCGTTTTACGCGAGCGACGCCGAAATCGAAACCGAGGCCAACGCGCTCGCCGCCGAGCTCCAGCTCGACCGCAACGTCTTCACGCTGCTCCTCAGCACCGGTCTCGCCGGCGCCAACAACCACCTCCCCATTCTCCGCCAACTCGCCGCCAGCGGAAAAAAACTGCAGGTCATCGCCCTCTGCTCGCACAACGAAGCCGTGCGCACCCGCATCGAAGCCTTTGCCCGCCGCCATCCCCAGCTGACGATCCGCGCGCTGGGCCACACTCAACGCATGGTCGGGCTCAAGCGCCTTTCCTCCGTCCTCGTCGCCCGACCCGGCACCGGCGCAACCAGCGAGGCCATTCTCCTCGGCACTCCGCTCATCCACAACGGCATCGGCGGCGTCATGCCGCAGGAGTTGATCACCGTCCAATACTGCCGACAACACTCCTGCGCCCGCTTCGGCGGCAGCGCTCGCGAGGTCGCGCGTGAAGCCCTCGATCTTCTCGACAATCCGTCCTCGCTCGCCGCCCTCAAAGAGCGCCTTCGCGCCGCCCGCCCGCCCGGACATCCCGAGCAAATCGTCCGCTGGATCCACGACCGTGCATGA
- a CDS encoding ArnT family glycosyltransferase: MNRLKRLLTSGDPAESWRGLSARTRWFVLACVVIAIGLFVSQLVEIPKRSAMRGSDNTFNYLWLRSLMVGGDLDFRDDLDACNTLVPELKTTIPQLPLTKTGVVTNKYGVGWSLVSVPFYLAADGIVGTGRALGVWNLERDGYNWVYQVCLQTGHFLLAGFALFLAYRVTRRWCAREPAVLGVAMLWAASPMLYYQTSNLSMSHGVTFFALVLCLYALQRTEAAPERWLWWMLAGAGLGLATITRYQTAVFGLVPVWAILMQVRTTKNLPAMSRQGLAFAAGAVPFVALQMVAWKIVYGSWLLYSYGAEAEPFYWTKPVFAEVLFSAKHGLFYWHPLLLAGCAGLIAVAWKRGGLLWAGVVVTAISVYVNAAWWCWWFGSSFGSRAFEGAFLFFMVGLAWCFERLSERATRWLFAAGASLVVWNLLWLLLYRMALVSRNDAVTYGDVVRAWWKLIT; the protein is encoded by the coding sequence ATGAACCGTTTGAAGAGGCTCCTCACCAGCGGCGATCCCGCTGAATCGTGGCGGGGGCTTTCGGCCAGGACGCGCTGGTTCGTGCTGGCCTGCGTGGTGATCGCGATCGGTCTGTTTGTTTCGCAGCTGGTGGAGATCCCGAAACGCAGTGCGATGCGCGGGTCTGACAACACCTTCAATTACCTGTGGCTGCGGTCGCTGATGGTGGGAGGCGATCTGGATTTTCGCGATGATCTGGATGCGTGTAATACGCTCGTGCCGGAGTTGAAGACCACGATTCCGCAGTTGCCACTGACGAAGACCGGCGTGGTCACCAATAAATACGGAGTCGGCTGGTCGCTGGTGAGCGTTCCCTTTTATCTGGCCGCCGATGGGATCGTCGGCACGGGCCGGGCGTTGGGTGTCTGGAATCTGGAGCGCGATGGCTACAACTGGGTTTACCAAGTGTGTCTGCAGACGGGGCATTTCCTGCTCGCGGGGTTTGCTTTGTTTTTGGCGTATCGCGTGACGCGTCGCTGGTGTGCACGGGAGCCGGCGGTGTTGGGTGTGGCGATGCTGTGGGCGGCAAGCCCGATGCTTTATTATCAGACCAGTAATTTGAGCATGAGTCATGGGGTGACGTTTTTTGCGCTCGTGCTCTGTTTGTATGCGCTGCAACGGACGGAGGCGGCGCCGGAGCGCTGGTTGTGGTGGATGCTGGCGGGGGCGGGGTTGGGATTGGCTACGATCACGCGCTATCAAACGGCGGTTTTTGGATTGGTGCCGGTGTGGGCGATCTTGATGCAAGTGCGCACCACAAAGAATCTGCCGGCCATGAGCCGCCAAGGGCTCGCATTCGCCGCGGGTGCGGTTCCCTTTGTCGCGTTGCAGATGGTGGCGTGGAAAATCGTCTACGGCTCCTGGCTCTTGTATAGCTACGGGGCCGAGGCGGAGCCGTTTTATTGGACGAAGCCGGTTTTTGCGGAGGTGCTTTTCTCGGCGAAGCACGGGCTGTTTTACTGGCATCCGCTGTTGCTGGCGGGATGCGCGGGATTGATTGCGGTGGCCTGGAAACGGGGCGGGCTGCTGTGGGCGGGCGTAGTGGTGACAGCCATCAGCGTTTATGTGAATGCCGCGTGGTGGTGCTGGTGGTTTGGCTCGTCGTTTGGCAGTCGAGCATTTGAAGGCGCGTTCCTGTTTTTTATGGTGGGCCTCGCCTGGTGTTTTGAACGTCTGTCGGAACGGGCAACACGGTGGTTATTCGCGGCCGGCGCGAGCCTGGTGGTGTGGAATCTTCTCTGGCTGTTGCTCTATCGCATGGCGCTGGTTTCACGAAACGACGCGGTGACCTACGGCGACGTGGTGCGGGCGTGGTGGAAGTTGATCACCTGA
- a CDS encoding TolC family protein translates to MLKSRLLCSASLLISLSLGSVVTQAQEMVSQPKVADADAPLLGLPEKLIVGLEPLVNAAAEIGPRVLDARLQKLAAEAHEEETRSVTRPRANLYLDFSYRENSETQNGSFKPYYNVGVEQPLWHWNALTNQKRVAEIYKKLAGNDYAEARRALIIEIRQAYLDLVLQKLSLAESQTTYDRQRATLAVNRDRSARGEYAADLLATEQLDSRKSAIARDRLQVGLQRALREFAIMNGLESFSADQLPAAIAEVPSSAKALFVPEAAKLAPANRIPDALARREGELEAARLQQEITRVRNYPKVNLAAGADQGASSGTDQSAVVNYFAGVRVRWNIFDGFATRAAVKEARVTVRKNEKAVSDARLALQNQLKDQADELTLSLQELEVAEERFGLTTSREKVDEDLRKTGRLAETEWQARTAAAQTERIALYDLRGRVILQLSEHALLRQRAIKPSEEILFP, encoded by the coding sequence ATGTTGAAGTCCCGCCTGCTGTGTTCCGCATCGTTGTTGATCTCGCTTAGTCTTGGGTCCGTCGTGACGCAGGCACAGGAGATGGTTTCGCAACCCAAAGTAGCGGATGCGGATGCGCCGTTATTGGGCCTTCCGGAAAAACTGATCGTAGGCTTGGAGCCCTTGGTGAATGCCGCGGCGGAAATCGGCCCCCGCGTGCTGGATGCGCGCCTGCAAAAACTTGCAGCCGAGGCGCATGAAGAAGAAACGCGCAGCGTTACCCGTCCTCGTGCGAATCTTTATCTCGATTTTTCCTATCGCGAGAACAGTGAAACCCAGAACGGATCGTTCAAGCCTTACTACAATGTAGGCGTGGAGCAGCCGCTGTGGCACTGGAACGCCCTTACCAATCAAAAGCGCGTGGCCGAGATTTATAAGAAACTGGCGGGCAATGATTATGCCGAAGCCCGCCGTGCACTGATCATTGAGATCCGCCAGGCGTATCTCGATTTGGTTTTGCAGAAGCTGTCGTTGGCCGAGTCGCAGACCACCTATGATCGCCAACGCGCCACGCTGGCGGTGAACCGTGATCGCTCGGCCCGCGGCGAATATGCGGCTGATTTGCTGGCGACGGAGCAACTCGACTCCCGTAAATCCGCGATTGCCCGCGACCGCCTTCAAGTGGGTCTTCAGCGCGCGCTGCGTGAATTCGCCATCATGAATGGTCTGGAGTCTTTTTCGGCTGACCAACTGCCGGCGGCGATTGCGGAAGTGCCCTCTTCGGCCAAGGCCCTTTTCGTGCCGGAAGCGGCCAAGCTAGCGCCCGCGAACCGCATCCCTGATGCGCTGGCCCGTCGCGAGGGAGAACTGGAGGCCGCGCGTCTTCAGCAGGAAATCACCCGCGTGCGCAACTATCCGAAGGTCAATCTCGCGGCGGGTGCCGACCAAGGCGCATCGAGCGGAACCGACCAAAGTGCGGTTGTTAACTACTTCGCCGGCGTGCGGGTGCGCTGGAACATTTTTGACGGTTTCGCGACCCGTGCCGCGGTCAAGGAAGCTCGCGTGACCGTTCGCAAAAATGAAAAGGCCGTGTCGGATGCGCGCCTCGCGCTTCAGAACCAGCTCAAGGATCAGGCCGATGAATTGACGCTATCGCTTCAGGAACTCGAAGTCGCCGAGGAGCGTTTCGGCCTCACGACGTCCCGCGAGAAAGTGGATGAAGATCTGCGTAAAACCGGCCGGTTGGCCGAGACCGAATGGCAGGCTCGCACCGCTGCCGCCCAGACCGAGCGTATCGCGCTCTATGATCTGCGCGGCCGGGTGATCCTGCAGCTGTCCGAGCATGCGTTGCTTCGTCAGCGCGCCATCAAGCCGTCCGAGGAAATCCTGTTCCCGTGA
- a CDS encoding GbsR/MarR family transcriptional regulator — MPAKSTPPVVTVAGQSAELDREIIAFWVQVAGLLGYSRSIGEIFGLIFLSELPLCADEVVERLGISRSGAGQGLKALQDIGAIKPVHPLSSRKEHYQMQTDLGVLVKLLLNARILPKVEELANQRAALDASVRAQGPAHLVQRFEKLDRWRNKTAPLLALLKTFST; from the coding sequence ATGCCCGCCAAATCGACTCCTCCTGTTGTGACTGTCGCCGGCCAGTCCGCGGAATTGGACCGCGAGATCATCGCCTTTTGGGTGCAGGTCGCCGGCTTGTTGGGCTACTCGCGGTCCATCGGTGAAATCTTCGGACTCATTTTTCTCTCCGAATTACCTTTGTGTGCCGACGAGGTCGTCGAGCGTCTCGGCATCAGCCGCAGCGGTGCCGGCCAAGGCCTGAAAGCCTTGCAGGACATCGGCGCGATCAAACCCGTCCATCCGCTCTCCAGCCGCAAAGAGCACTATCAGATGCAAACCGACTTGGGCGTTTTGGTGAAGCTCCTGCTCAACGCCCGCATCCTGCCCAAAGTCGAAGAACTCGCCAACCAGCGCGCCGCCCTCGACGCCTCCGTTCGCGCCCAGGGCCCCGCGCATCTCGTGCAACGCTTCGAAAAACTCGACCGCTGGCGCAACAAGACCGCGCCGCTCCTCGCCTTGCTTAAAACATTTTCCACCTGA
- a CDS encoding aminotransferase class III-fold pyridoxal phosphate-dependent enzyme codes for MNFDQSQALFRRAAAVIPGGIYGHTTPAATVPGAVPYFAAEGFGCRYRDVDGNVFIDFMGGYGPLVLGYHHPEVEAAAHAARQLGAAFNHPTPLLVELAEKLTQRIDFADWAVFAKNGADLTNWSIMVAREVTGRPKILKIRGAYHGTAAWCTPGHGGLIPSDRVDIADFPFNDITALEALFAQHRGQVAGLILTPFHHPAFADSVLPTPEFVAACNRLCREHGALQILDDVRCGFRLTADGSHSLYGYKPDLAIYCKALANGHPISACVGRASHKAAASRVFLTGSYWSDPAPMAAALATLDIIAREQIPQRLALLGQRFVDGFLALGKKHGVDLIASGPPAMPYLRVKDDPSFMRTQALCTAIVAQGVFIHPHHNWFISAAMTEADIDEALRRIGIAFDSLPTTPHFAS; via the coding sequence GTGAACTTCGACCAGTCGCAAGCTCTCTTCCGCCGCGCCGCCGCTGTGATTCCCGGCGGTATTTACGGGCACACTACACCCGCCGCCACCGTGCCGGGCGCCGTTCCGTATTTCGCCGCCGAGGGCTTCGGCTGCCGCTACCGCGACGTCGATGGCAACGTCTTCATAGACTTCATGGGCGGCTACGGTCCGCTCGTCCTCGGTTATCACCACCCCGAGGTCGAAGCCGCCGCCCACGCCGCCCGCCAGCTCGGCGCAGCCTTCAACCACCCCACGCCCCTCCTCGTCGAGCTCGCGGAAAAACTCACCCAACGCATCGACTTCGCCGACTGGGCCGTCTTCGCCAAAAACGGCGCCGACCTCACCAACTGGTCGATCATGGTCGCCCGCGAAGTCACCGGTCGCCCCAAGATCCTCAAAATCCGCGGCGCCTACCACGGCACCGCCGCGTGGTGCACCCCGGGCCACGGCGGGCTCATCCCCTCCGACCGCGTCGACATAGCCGACTTCCCCTTCAACGACATCACCGCGCTCGAAGCGCTCTTCGCCCAACACCGCGGCCAAGTCGCCGGCCTGATCCTCACGCCGTTCCATCACCCCGCGTTTGCCGACTCCGTGCTGCCCACGCCTGAGTTCGTCGCCGCCTGCAACCGTCTCTGTCGCGAACACGGCGCCTTGCAGATTCTCGACGACGTCCGCTGCGGCTTCCGTCTCACCGCCGACGGCTCGCATTCACTTTACGGATACAAACCCGATCTCGCCATCTACTGCAAAGCCCTCGCCAACGGCCACCCGATCTCCGCCTGTGTCGGCCGCGCCTCGCACAAAGCCGCCGCCAGTCGTGTCTTCCTCACCGGCAGCTACTGGAGCGACCCCGCGCCCATGGCCGCCGCCCTCGCCACGCTCGACATCATCGCTCGCGAACAAATCCCCCAACGCCTCGCCCTCCTCGGCCAGCGCTTCGTGGACGGCTTTCTCGCCCTCGGTAAAAAACACGGCGTTGACCTCATCGCCAGCGGACCTCCCGCGATGCCCTACCTCCGCGTAAAAGATGATCCGTCCTTCATGCGCACCCAGGCCTTGTGCACCGCCATCGTGGCCCAAGGTGTTTTCATCCACCCCCACCACAACTGGTTCATCAGCGCCGCCATGACCGAAGCCGACATCGACGAAGCCCTGCGTCGCATCGGCATCGCCTTCGACTCCCTGCCTACCACCCCCCACTTTGCCTCCTGA
- a CDS encoding ABC transporter ATP-binding protein codes for MSASSSIVIRCENLHRYLGQDEGRVHVLRGVSFEAERGKVCAIVGPSGCGKSTLLYQLGLLDQPDDGSIWIGDERMSNTSDDLRTAARSRHIGFVFQFHFLMLEFTALENVMMPMRKLGRLSIPEMEARARMLLESVGLGQKTQRLGTHLSGGEQQRVAVARALANQPSLILADEPTGNLDAANSALVFDLLARLARENGQAVVLVTHNPEIAQRCDVVRAMKDGVFV; via the coding sequence ATGAGCGCATCCTCATCCATCGTCATTCGCTGTGAAAACCTGCACCGCTATCTCGGGCAGGATGAAGGCCGCGTGCATGTGCTGCGCGGGGTTTCGTTTGAAGCTGAGCGGGGCAAAGTCTGCGCGATTGTGGGCCCTTCGGGTTGCGGCAAGTCCACGCTGCTTTATCAGCTGGGACTGCTCGACCAGCCGGATGACGGCAGCATCTGGATCGGTGATGAACGCATGTCCAACACGAGCGACGATCTGCGCACGGCCGCGCGTTCGCGCCACATCGGGTTCGTGTTTCAGTTTCATTTTTTGATGCTGGAGTTCACCGCGTTGGAAAACGTGATGATGCCGATGCGCAAACTCGGTCGCCTCTCAATTCCGGAGATGGAGGCGCGCGCCAGGATGTTGCTGGAGTCGGTGGGGCTCGGGCAGAAAACCCAACGGCTGGGCACGCATCTTTCAGGCGGCGAGCAGCAGCGCGTGGCGGTTGCCCGTGCGCTCGCGAATCAACCCTCGCTCATCCTGGCGGATGAACCCACGGGTAATCTCGATGCCGCCAACTCGGCCCTGGTGTTCGATCTGCTCGCGCGACTCGCCAGGGAAAACGGCCAGGCGGTGGTGCTGGTCACGCACAATCCCGAAATCGCGCAGCGATGCGACGTGGTGCGGGCGATGAAAGACGGCGTGTTTGTATGA
- a CDS encoding glycosyltransferase family 4 protein: MQAIHGRDLPVNAHEPGTDFTRLPAHCIVTFSGLPDAALLTALQHHGFKTVMLLRHPLDALLAFAQTQLGIDRTKPASAAFRDFVVSESARTALSTCVQWNCLEACHVIRHEDFAQAPDHALKHLRSHLGDERAHAIEIPPLLECDAPGLWAEVTPADTVKAAYAFHQQTFVLLDYPEPSHASPSAEACEQTWLNLVNNPTLTTRREKHLERHLFALEDRHREKSRELQTLQKEPFTEPDRITAKDQKIAFHKNEASRLHGLVYGVAPKRHLFRAWRALRGDRHYRQPTPALPTVVAPVDPQTISGYHDLIIGDLPVRFHKSALTDGRGTGRVAAELLRQFRELAAAIPVSPGSRPPIHFFSAPHWGPETLPERSCVLIHDIIPSLAPGYPEKQRNIFETRCRNVIRQAAKIITISQTSARDIAHHFGVNEADITVIYNGVTPLPVSSEYTPPLPGVPYLAYVGGADTHKNLEVVFEALRRPSLENVHLVLVGETERHRTLIESLRLETRVHFLGKLADADMGKVLTRATALVFPSFYEGFGLPPHEAALLGIPSICSRRPAMTELLSDAAFFADYNSPDEWARQIGTLIAHPTLARTMGELARAKSGRLQWPVIARRYLDVFRSLP, translated from the coding sequence TTGCAAGCGATCCATGGTCGCGATCTCCCCGTCAACGCGCACGAACCCGGAACTGATTTTACCCGTCTTCCGGCTCATTGCATCGTGACGTTTTCCGGTCTTCCCGACGCCGCGCTCCTGACCGCGCTGCAACATCACGGTTTCAAAACTGTCATGCTCCTGCGCCACCCGCTCGATGCCCTGCTCGCCTTCGCACAGACACAGCTCGGCATCGACCGCACCAAACCCGCCTCGGCCGCCTTCAGGGATTTTGTCGTGAGCGAGTCCGCCCGCACCGCGCTCTCCACATGCGTTCAATGGAACTGCCTGGAGGCTTGTCACGTCATCCGCCACGAAGACTTCGCGCAGGCGCCGGACCATGCCCTGAAACACCTTCGCTCTCATTTGGGCGATGAGCGCGCGCACGCGATTGAGATTCCCCCGCTGCTTGAGTGCGACGCCCCCGGCTTGTGGGCTGAGGTGACTCCGGCGGATACCGTCAAAGCAGCCTATGCTTTTCACCAACAGACATTCGTGCTGTTGGATTATCCTGAACCCTCGCACGCTTCCCCTTCAGCCGAGGCCTGCGAACAAACCTGGCTCAATCTCGTCAACAATCCCACACTGACGACTCGTCGCGAGAAGCACCTCGAACGGCATTTATTCGCGCTCGAAGACCGCCACCGCGAGAAATCGCGCGAGCTGCAAACGCTGCAAAAAGAACCGTTCACCGAACCGGACCGGATCACGGCCAAAGACCAAAAAATCGCCTTCCATAAAAACGAAGCCTCCCGGCTCCACGGGTTGGTTTATGGCGTCGCCCCGAAGCGTCATCTTTTCCGCGCGTGGCGCGCCCTGCGCGGCGATCGCCATTATCGTCAACCCACGCCAGCTCTGCCAACGGTCGTTGCCCCCGTTGATCCGCAGACGATCTCGGGATACCACGACTTGATCATCGGCGATCTCCCTGTCCGTTTTCACAAATCGGCCTTGACCGACGGACGCGGCACGGGGCGGGTTGCCGCGGAACTTCTCCGTCAATTTCGTGAACTCGCCGCTGCCATTCCGGTCAGTCCGGGATCACGCCCGCCCATTCATTTTTTCTCTGCACCGCATTGGGGCCCCGAGACGCTTCCGGAACGCAGCTGCGTCTTGATTCACGATATCATTCCCTCGCTCGCTCCCGGCTATCCGGAGAAACAGCGTAATATCTTTGAGACACGCTGCCGGAACGTCATCCGCCAAGCGGCGAAAATTATCACGATCAGTCAAACCAGCGCCCGGGACATCGCGCACCACTTCGGAGTAAACGAAGCCGACATCACCGTCATTTATAACGGTGTCACTCCCCTGCCCGTTTCGAGCGAATACACCCCGCCGCTGCCCGGCGTGCCTTACCTCGCTTACGTCGGTGGTGCCGACACTCATAAAAATCTCGAAGTGGTGTTCGAAGCGTTGCGTCGTCCCTCCTTGGAAAACGTTCACTTGGTCCTGGTCGGGGAAACCGAACGTCACCGCACTCTCATCGAGAGCCTCCGCCTGGAAACCCGTGTTCACTTCCTAGGCAAACTGGCCGACGCCGACATGGGCAAAGTGCTCACCCGGGCAACCGCGCTCGTTTTCCCGAGCTTCTACGAAGGCTTCGGCCTGCCGCCGCATGAGGCCGCACTGCTCGGGATTCCGTCTATCTGCAGCCGCCGGCCCGCCATGACCGAGTTGCTTTCCGACGCGGCGTTTTTTGCGGATTACAACTCACCCGACGAATGGGCCCGTCAAATCGGGACACTCATCGCTCATCCGACCCTGGCACGCACGATGGGTGAACTCGCGCGGGCAAAGTCCGGCCGCCTTCAATGGCCCGTCATCGCCCGCCGCTATCTGGATGTCTTCCGGTCCCTGCCGTGA
- a CDS encoding efflux RND transporter periplasmic adaptor subunit, with translation MKSRSFIYIGVIVAVLVAGGFASLRLTRPEAQVAVVKRGTAVSALPANVAVRADYSMELRSESGGRVVDSSLVLGRSVKAGELLLKIDDTDLKLELERVTNDYDAALKRRAVGSATKLDLETAKADLANFTRLAEGGQYSSTELDKRKREVRALEQKLEIEQINEESLITGLATDIKTRKRQIEKTSLFSPIDADVTSVSAYVGDLIVSSAPLAILLARERLVEARVSEENFSGIVIGQRAQVRFLGYGDEQFTGTVARVLPTADPLTQRYTVILDVKIPPARLVPGLSGEASIIVGQRADVMIIPRRALLGDYVLAVRDGRVKQLRVTRGYESLNEVEIVSGLSEGDLVITDNLDAYRENDRVRVVKPAKR, from the coding sequence GTGAAATCCCGCAGCTTCATTTACATCGGGGTCATCGTCGCGGTGCTCGTGGCTGGCGGGTTTGCGTCGCTGCGCCTGACCCGGCCGGAAGCCCAGGTGGCGGTGGTGAAGCGGGGCACCGCCGTCAGTGCGCTCCCCGCCAACGTCGCGGTGCGCGCCGACTATTCGATGGAGCTGCGCAGCGAGTCCGGCGGACGGGTGGTCGACAGCTCCCTGGTTCTTGGCCGCAGCGTGAAGGCCGGCGAACTCCTGCTCAAAATCGATGACACCGATCTGAAGCTCGAACTCGAACGCGTGACCAATGATTACGACGCGGCGCTCAAACGCCGTGCGGTGGGTTCAGCTACGAAGCTCGATCTTGAAACGGCCAAGGCTGACCTCGCCAATTTCACGCGTCTCGCGGAGGGCGGCCAGTATTCCTCGACCGAGCTCGATAAGCGGAAACGTGAAGTGCGCGCGCTGGAGCAGAAATTGGAGATCGAGCAGATCAATGAAGAGTCGCTCATCACCGGCCTCGCGACCGACATCAAAACCCGCAAACGGCAGATCGAGAAAACCAGTTTGTTTTCACCGATCGACGCGGATGTCACCTCCGTCTCGGCCTATGTGGGCGACCTCATCGTGTCGAGTGCACCGCTGGCCATTCTGCTGGCGCGCGAACGTCTGGTGGAGGCCCGCGTGAGCGAAGAAAACTTCTCCGGAATCGTCATCGGCCAGCGTGCGCAGGTGCGGTTTCTCGGTTACGGCGATGAACAATTTACGGGCACGGTTGCGCGGGTGCTGCCGACCGCCGATCCGCTTACCCAGCGTTACACGGTGATCCTTGATGTGAAGATTCCGCCTGCGCGACTCGTGCCGGGCTTGAGCGGTGAAGCGAGTATCATCGTGGGCCAGCGTGCGGATGTGATGATCATTCCCCGTCGCGCCTTGCTCGGTGACTATGTGCTGGCCGTCCGTGACGGGCGGGTGAAGCAACTCCGCGTGACGCGCGGCTACGAAAGTCTGAACGAGGTCGAGATTGTGAGCGGGTTGAGCGAGGGCGATCTCGTCATCACCGACAACCTCGACGCGTATCGTGAGAATGATCGCGTGCGCGTTGTGAAGCCCGCGAAGAGGTGA
- a CDS encoding ABC transporter permease, translating to MMSPNLRIALRFLTARKRSMFMSLLGIVFGVGFFIVTQAQTSGFEQFFIKTILGTNGAIRIQDRFQPTLFTMQGKTEDGQGKFSVDTGGSRKYVEGVEDPALVSAAIRGFSNVSGVSTVVQGIVTLTTDVGTADARVYGINLDDHLAVSDLGSQIIRGSLGDYREAPGGSLVGSVLALHQNLRVGDSYMLQVGGQSRRYRVSAIYETGVSDIDRVRIYLHLSEARSLLQKPIGASFLQVNLFDRDRAAEDSERMQAVIGHAVSPWQRREKTWLAVFSALRFSSAITVSTIILISGLGMFNTLAMLVIEKTKDIAILRSMGYTRRDIARIFLWQGVLVLIGGVLLGWLFGALATYGVSKVPIRIRGIFTTDSFVVAWAWEHYAVAALTASVVVLAASWIPARRAARLEPGDVVRGTAQ from the coding sequence ATGATGTCGCCCAATCTGCGCATCGCCCTGCGGTTTTTAACCGCGCGCAAACGGTCCATGTTCATGAGCCTGCTCGGCATCGTTTTCGGTGTGGGCTTTTTTATCGTCACGCAGGCGCAGACGAGCGGGTTCGAGCAATTTTTCATCAAGACGATCCTCGGGACGAACGGGGCGATTCGTATTCAGGACCGGTTTCAGCCGACGCTGTTTACGATGCAGGGAAAAACCGAGGACGGGCAGGGTAAGTTCTCGGTGGATACGGGTGGCAGCCGGAAGTATGTCGAGGGCGTCGAGGATCCGGCGCTCGTCAGCGCGGCGATCCGCGGTTTTTCGAATGTATCGGGTGTGTCCACCGTGGTGCAGGGCATCGTCACCCTGACGACCGATGTGGGCACGGCGGACGCGCGGGTTTACGGCATCAATCTGGACGACCATCTCGCGGTGTCTGATCTCGGTTCGCAGATCATCCGTGGCTCGCTGGGTGATTATCGCGAGGCCCCGGGCGGTTCGCTGGTCGGGAGTGTGCTGGCGCTACACCAGAATCTGCGGGTGGGAGATTCCTACATGTTACAAGTCGGCGGTCAGTCCCGCCGTTATCGGGTGAGTGCGATTTATGAAACGGGCGTGAGCGACATCGACCGCGTGCGGATTTATCTGCACTTGTCCGAGGCGAGGTCGCTTTTACAGAAACCGATCGGAGCGAGTTTCCTTCAGGTCAACCTGTTTGATCGGGACCGTGCGGCGGAGGATTCCGAGCGCATGCAGGCGGTCATCGGACATGCGGTGTCGCCGTGGCAGCGTCGCGAAAAAACCTGGCTCGCGGTGTTCAGTGCGTTGCGTTTTTCATCCGCGATCACGGTCTCGACGATCATCCTTATCTCCGGACTGGGCATGTTTAATACGCTGGCGATGCTGGTGATCGAGAAGACCAAGGACATCGCGATCCTGCGTTCGATGGGTTACACCCGCCGCGACATCGCCCGGATTTTCCTCTGGCAAGGCGTGCTGGTGTTGATTGGCGGCGTGTTGCTCGGCTGGCTCTTTGGCGCGCTGGCAACGTATGGTGTGTCCAAAGTTCCGATACGCATACGCGGTATCTTTACGACGGATTCATTTGTGGTGGCCTGGGCGTGGGAACACTACGCGGTGGCGGCGCTCACTGCATCGGTGGTCGTGCTGGCGGCGAGCTGGATCCCCGCGCGACGTGCGGCGAGACTTGAACCGGGTGATGTCGTCCGGGGGACTGCACAATGA